A region from the Thermodesulfobacteriota bacterium genome encodes:
- a CDS encoding NusA N-terminal domain-containing protein, with product MSLNLSHIIDQVEKDKGIDKNVLIEALETAMVKAAEKRFGMNKVIEAQYQEDAGEIELFVFKDVVVKV from the coding sequence ATGTCTTTGAATTTGTCCCACATAATCGATCAGGTCGAGAAGGACAAGGGTATAGACAAGAACGTCCTTATCGAGGCGCTGGAGACCGCCATGGTCAAGGCCGCCGAGAAGAGGTTCGGCATGAATAAGGTTATCGAGGCCCAGTACCAGGAGGATGCAGGCGAGATAGAACTCTTCGTCTTTAAGGACGTCGTTGTCAAGGTCG
- the rimP gene encoding ribosome maturation factor RimP, whose amino-acid sequence MEETLRALAGPLVEGMGIELVDALYTTESGRRIVRLLIDKPGGVTVDDCSRVSREFGTFLDVEDPVQGSYSLEVSSPGLDRPLLKEGDFLRAVGLKVRIRTKLPIEGRKNFKATIDGIEGGMVALTDTEGRRLEIELSNIDRARCEAVI is encoded by the coding sequence TTGGAAGAAACGCTGAGGGCCCTGGCCGGACCGCTTGTCGAAGGTATGGGCATTGAGCTTGTGGACGCGCTCTACACCACGGAGAGCGGCCGGCGCATAGTGCGGCTTCTAATAGACAAGCCCGGCGGGGTGACCGTGGATGACTGTAGCCGCGTGAGCCGCGAGTTCGGGACGTTTCTCGACGTGGAGGACCCGGTCCAGGGGAGCTACTCGCTGGAGGTCTCCTCTCCGGGCCTTGACAGGCCGCTCTTGAAAGAGGGGGACTTTCTTCGTGCCGTGGGCCTTAAGGTCCGCATAAGGACGAAGCTCCCCATAGAGGGCAGGAAGAATTTCAAGGCCACCATCGATGGTATCGAGGGTGGCATGGTCGCCTTAACCGACACCGAGGGCAGGCGGCTGGAGATAGAGTTATCCAATATCGACAGGGCAAGGTGCGAGGCGGTGATATGA